The Myxocyprinus asiaticus isolate MX2 ecotype Aquarium Trade chromosome 46, UBuf_Myxa_2, whole genome shotgun sequence genome includes the window aacttccgacttcaactgtatacagcaTAAAGCATTTATAAAGTAAGGTAACACAAGCGCACTGCATACAATAcacatttcacaaataaaagttgACCTTGAGACCAGAAGGCTAAAGTAATAGCAAAAATGACTTGGAatagtgaagttagttctgagaaatgtCCTGGCATAATTTGTTTGTAGATGGCACTCGGTTTGATATTTTTAAGTTATATTGTTACAATTATGTGATGAGGTTCAACTGAATTTGAGCTACTATAACAGTAAAATATACATGATTCAACAAGTAGTGTACCTTCTTCCTCTGGGGCCGGTGGTACAGAAAGAGGCATATTCTCCTCTTCCTTTGGACTGTTCTGCTCCAAACAAGGGGGCTCAGTTTTGTGACACATTTCCATCCGTATGTCACCGATGGTCCTTTTGAGTAACTTGAGCCGTTTGCTCCTGGAAGGGCATGACTTCATGGCACTCACTGAATCCTGTGTCTCCAACAGTTTATTCAACTGTTCCTCCTTAGACATGTGTTTTCGATTGGATGGGTTTAACAGTCTATCAACTGTAACAAAATAGAATAAACTCCAAGATAGTTCATCAACAAACCTAAATCTTAAAACAATCAATGGACAGTATAAgaaaaggaaagttcacccaaatcaTTTGAGAAAATTACAGAAATTAGacttgttccaaatctgtatgcctTTCTTGCGTGAAACACTAAAGATGTCAGGCAGAACATTAAGGACTCTCATTCAACATTCACtgcatttttttctcccaaaaatgCAAGTTACCATTCGTAAATTGTactgaacattctgccaaatatctccttttgtattccatgaaagaaagtaaaacattttaaaacaacattacaaTGAGcaaatgacaatttttatttcattgggTGAATTACTCCTTTAAATGGGTAGGTTCTTACCATCTTCCCAGGACAATGATGGAGGTGGCTCAATCTTAGGAGGCTCAGCGAGGTGCATTCCACTGGCAAAGTCCAAGCCTATCCTCTCAATGTCCCGCCTCGTCTTCCGGAGGATTACTCCACCATGGTCTCGTAGACGTACAGCAGCACGATAGAAGAAGGTGTCCTTGGCATTGTACTTCATGCAGTTGTTAATAATGAGGTTGAAGTCATCCTCAAACTCATCCAGGTTGTTGTATCCATGGGTTTCAATGCGTTTCCTCATGGTAGAGAAGTCCATGGGGTGCTTGATGTGGTCTAGATAGTCAGGAACCTACACAAAGAGAGAAAACAGACCTTGAAACAAGAGTCTCAATTTCAGTATtatgaatttcaaacattaaagcATATGCCTTTATATCAACAGGTTTTTAAAgtcatgagaaacaaattcagtcaagcatgtccaaacttttgactggtagagtTTGTATTTATGGAGATTAGACCACAAATACACAATTTCTttccaaagaaagaaagaaacaatttTGAGTTTCATAAGGTCAGAATTAAGAAGAGCTGACTTGACACTCACTAGAATGAGACAGACTTACCTCTTCGATGCTGACAGGCTGGGCAAAGATTCTGGTCTGGTCCCTCTCTTGCAGCTGATCAAGCACCGCTCGCAGCAAGACAGGAAATGGAGTGAGCTGCATATCCAAAACTGACTGTTGCATTTTCATCTGAAGAAATCAGACCAAAATATGTGCATGTactaaaacataaacataagtaaaacaagacataaacatgcaCTGAATGAACAAATGTGAGATTACTTGCATGCAAACACAATATTATCATCACTATtatgtgatgtaaaaaaatagcATGCAATTTAACATTTGAATTACCCAATGAGcttcaatgcaaaaataaatcaaCACAATTTCCTCTCCTCAGTGGAAGGGGTTTATTAAAACATCCCTGAACCATTATTTGAGTAATTCCTCTTCCATCTGACACCACATGACAGTACCTCCTCCCTCTTTAGCTTCTCTCTCTTGCAAATGAGCTCCAGCAGCAAGCGAGCTCGCTCCAGGTCATGCCGTAAACGATGCCAGTCCTTTAACTGTTCTGTCAGATCTTGATAGTCATCCTCCCTCTGCACCTGTCACACAAATTTCCACTCAAAATTGCTATCAATCACTGGAGTCATCTAATATCTGGTGGATTTAAAGTCTTACCTGCTCTGGTGGTTTTTGAATCTGTATTGCAGTCTGTAGGCGCCTTATTAGTGGGACACCGTTCCTTGACTGCCTCTTGAGCATCCAGTATCTGAGAACACGTTCCACAAATACCTTCTTCTTCTGCAGAGAAACTTGATTGAGGATTGTGTTGAAACTGGAAGAAAGCAGACACACGTCAAATGCAATAGAGAATTCCAGAGCTTCAAAAGCATTAAAAACAAAAGATGCAGAAAAATAACTACCATCTTTAGTAAGAGAATGCATTAAAATTCCTTAGTAAAGCTGAACATAGGTCGCACCTACAATAatcagttttcatttgaaaacgcatttattttgctacttttacacctctcatccaatctggaacagcattttcctccaccaaaaatgtaGACTTAAAAATGTTCTCCATTAATGCATCAGTGTAGATGTGGACTTAGTCTTACAAGATTGTAGAACTTCAAAATTTCTAAATAGTattatataatgcaagtgaaactattaacctcttcaactctgcgcTAAAAGGGGAGCAATGCTGTGAAAAAAGTTTACAcgtaaaatgttcaagtctccgaatacataagtcaggcatatggggtatcaTTTAAAAGTTTAGAATCTGAACATTTCACAGATaatcatcacttctgcatttatgtaacataaaataacaaaattaggcctgaaaacatttgcgtcGCAAATCACTGCCACCTAGAggttatgtggtagaaatattcatACGAATataagtctttcaaatagcatgtAAATAGAATGAATCAAATGAaatcattctcaggaatgtgactgtacagtttattttgtttcccTAATACAACTGTTCGAAAGatattcaaaagaatcacaaagtgaaatgatTTCTGtgagacatcaaatacaaatgtctcttataCCCTGATCACTACTTCTGTGAGCCCCAATTAGCTAAAATCgtaatatctgcttttacctagggctgggcgattaattgaattttattttcaattatgattttggCTACAAACAATTATgtaaacaagataatcgagataaaatgattattgtgccgcattccgtttTGCAATGAAACACCCTAGCATTATATCTTAAAAGCATCCTTTACTAAAGATCAAATAATAAGGTTATGAAAAACTCAGAAACTggtatttctctgtgtggtcagtacCACGTCTACGAGTTGCGTGAAGTGatcggggaagagattgaatcttctcccggctgatgcacactctggtgcGGGGACGCTCGTCACTGGTgcacgtttgctgcagctagattataacatgatggcttgcgACATTGTAAATCATAatatgtgtatcttatcatgaagaaaatcagcgttatgcagctctattaagaagagaaagtttgctttttgtgagttaaagatggatcgaactGGGCATAAAGGTGGGAGaatgtagtcttagcccattacgCAAGTTTTTGGTTAGTCTTTTTTGgcatgttttccaaaataatatctaaaacgcctttaaaacaatgtacatttaattAAGGAGCTatactgctgaagaaaaaaaatttatcagGCAATGCTGAatgcaatatttaatcagggctcaacattaacgcttgcccgggacaagtggatttttgaaggggcaggTGAAAGTGAATTTTACTTGCatgaccggacaagcagactgatcaAAATGTCAATAACGAAAAATAACCAGCTGTATTTGTGacagcctaggcctgtgtcacttattagaaagttcatatttttattctgctgttgaaagtaatccagagcatgtaattttataattcaatagcgatctagtaacagctgcgccctgttttattgacaggcggcatatgtgtgtgtgctgaacatgcgcatgTTTTTCGAAAATGCTCgcactaatgcgcacctgaactgtcaaatacatttcaaaatgcctgtcttggtgaggtattcatgtaaacacagaaagTGATGTCtgaagtgaacgtaaacagtggagaaaaaagtggatttatattaaaatgtcggacttgtaagtataaatgtaagctaatagacctgctgctgtctagtgtgtcattataataatcaaaggaccataacaagaaaatgagaaaacactcactgcccttgactgggtaactttagtagctttaaaaagtattcatgtattataatcatacattgaaggccagtagtagttttatgttgcattttattctgaatgtttccttgaataattgatactgctgttaaattttttttaaagctgttaaaaaagcactgaattttcttaatttgtattttttgttctattatttttattctatttctattcattgctgtttttattgttattttattgctgactgtttactagtcttgaataattatttaagaacttgaaaccattcttccataattaacataataGTTTGTTATTATATGTTGTGgctttgaagctggtattgagaatcatcaaatttcattacagactactgaaattttggtactgtgataatgtatagcctttattgtacatggtagatcttgctgcaataacatgatgaaaaagtagatctcattccatagaagtgtgagcacccctgctgtaaatgatggtgatggaggctttcctttatttgactaccatatgtaatataaaataattatcatatgacaatagcctcctccccttctcagtgcagtttacatttcaagttcaaggaaatccactgttaaaagacaagtaaaaaaaaaaaaaaaaaaaaaaaaaattcaataaatgcatgatgtttccaagtcaatgagtaatcgtgttaaataatcgtgatctcaacattgaccaaaataatcgtgattataatTTTTGCCATAATCTAGCAGCCctacttttaccttaggcagttttctaaaaacattgccatttttttacttgtctgtgagcttgcttgtgttaataatccaatgttatatgatcttagatgtccagaacaaattaTGCAGACCAGCAGAAAAGCacgctaaacaaatcatcagaaatatatgctatcgactattgatgataaaattcaTCAAAGGGGAGCACCTCAGCTTTCCAATGACTTCTAATCCACTCAGAAGCTGAGATATTTGCTGAAacaaccagaattacatgcttaatttaggagaaaaaaaaatctattcatcataagattataaacctgtacaatatatttatgaataattggagtatttattttttagtaaaaaaacacAGTATGTGTAAAAGTTAGGCTTTTAAGTtaaagtgtgaaaaattgcaggcgacAGCCCAAAAATGAGTTGAAGAGGCTAATGTAGAAAATAATtagtgcccgaccaatatatCAGTTGGCCGATAttatcagccgatattagcctttcaccaatacatcgtatcggcatatatgtttaccaatatgctgcgatataaaaacttttttttagaacatatactgcagaaaacaatgctatagaattggtgtcatagcgtagtttgtccagcagagctgatggtggctctgcagacagggtggagttgagCTGTCtctcttcacggtaagttgctaactagtttgtgaaatacatactggaaagttaataaacaatgaccccatcattttcccttttcaatataacaaatataacgctaaccctgtccctgacaacgtcactcatgtctgtttgctgttaaccagctatagtttgtcagtgcaatcagtaatgtagcagattgaaaggtaaataccagagcatctttttgcagctcagcagacaacggtgcggtggtggattgtgtctggtgagtgttgatttcatgctatgttattacctagttggtgagacacaatgctggaaagtaaaataaacaacgtccgtcttttactctccgtgacaacgagcttatagctaactagctaatcacacaGCTAATTTcactgttgtcagctgagtggaagctaatgagtaaacaagtattcaccaaactgttcaggattcacagtttggtacccccttcaaccgaacaaatCCAGTTGTTGCATATCCAAAAAGTAATAtatagaagtctggttttccaccattgaaagtttcccctgaacttgtatagcagaatacggtgtaacaccactgccactgtttatcttgactcggcagtattaaaatggtcagcatttgactgatactaaactgtactgatgtttatttagctatttattttatttttatttattctttattttaatggtcagcaattgacatactaaacatacagtactgatgtatattaagctatttattgtatttttatttattttctcagtgttcatttctagaatttgttgacaatgtataataataatgtcaaatattctttgataaaaatatttaaggaagcggccttctgagtacctttgcctttgtcatatcagtgcaaaatcgggtgaaaaatccacatagataaggtctgttttcattccagctcaaaaaattagctatatcggccaccatatcggtaatcggtgaattttccctctcaaaAATCGGATATTGGTAGGACTCTAAAAATAATCCTTTGCAAAAGCAAATCCATGCAAGTGGATATTTACCTTTTAGGAGTAATACTAGGCCCAGAAACAGTGGGAGCATCATCAACAGGCTCGGATTCTGGCATTTTATTCTTCTTTTTCTGGCATCCCTTTGCCTTTTCCCTCCTTCCCCTGTGAGCACCCTTCTGACATAAACCGTTCTTGGGTTTGGAGTCCTCGTATACAGCAAGGGGTCTCCTTACGCAACCGTTGGGTGTATGCGAGCAGCAATAGGCGGTTTTCTTTACAGAGAACGTGGTGGCTCCTAATTCATTAACCTCTTTGATGGGCTCCATCTTCATGTAAAGGCCAGCTTTCTGAGCACAGCTCACATGAAAAGCAGTGAAACAGTTGGCCTTGCTGCACTGAATACAAGCACCAACTCCCTTCTTCTTACACAGGTAACAGGTGAGTTTCCAGCGGGCTGGCGGAATGTTCGCCACACCGTCAATGGGCTCGATGAAGACAGTATTGGTAAAGCTGACTTCGGGGACCCAGATGGCGCAAACAACGTGCCCCCAGCGGTCATCGTCTGTTCTCTTAAGGGCTCCGCCCTTATTGGGGCAGAATATACACTCCGTCAGCTGGGTGGGTGAACTCAGGCAATGGCGGCAAAGCCATCGTCCCTCTGGGATGTGGGGGACGCCGTAACACTCCTGATGCACTGCAAGATTGCACATTTCGCAGAACAGAATAGCATTACTGTTCTGGCACTCGCCGTCCATGCAGATGCAGCACACGGCATCCTCGTCTATAAGTGGCTGGGGGTCACCTTGACCCTGGGTCTCAAAGAAAGACTCCTTCTCAAAACGGTCCATGAGGAACTCAAAGACGTTCTGA containing:
- the LOC127435596 gene encoding bromodomain-containing protein 1-like isoform X4, giving the protein MRKKARHNRVAMPQRPPSPIKPSRNRETLTYAEAQRIVELEMDGRVHRLSIYDKLDVIDSDDPLAQEIIECTSNKENTEKPQQVLVRSVRLQKNQQKKSAALTTVQGSPSQGRLPEPKIRTVEYNLPAVPRRPSTYYTYVEKTPDELDEVVEYDMDEEDYAWLELINEKRKSDGHSQVSQNVFEFLMDRFEKESFFETQGQGDPQPLIDEDAVCCICMDGECQNSNAILFCEMCNLAVHQECYGVPHIPEGRWLCRHCLSSPTQLTECIFCPNKGGALKRTDDDRWGHVVCAIWVPEVSFTNTVFIEPIDGVANIPPARWKLTCYLCKKKGVGACIQCSKANCFTAFHVSCAQKAGLYMKMEPIKEVNELGATTFSVKKTAYCCSHTPNGCVRRPLAVYEDSKPKNGLCQKGAHRGRREKAKGCQKKKNKMPESEPVDDAPTVSGPSITPKSFNTILNQVSLQKKKVFVERVLRYWMLKRQSRNGVPLIRRLQTAIQIQKPPEQVQREDDYQDLTEQLKDWHRLRHDLERARLLLELICKREKLKREEMKMQQSVLDMQLTPFPVLLRAVLDQLQERDQTRIFAQPVSIEEVPDYLDHIKHPMDFSTMRKRIETHGYNNLDEFEDDFNLIINNCMKYNAKDTFFYRAAVRLRDHGGVILRKTRRDIERIGLDFASGMHLAEPPKIEPPPSLSWEDVDRLLNPSNRKHMSKEEQLNKLLETQDSVSAMKSCPSRSKRLKLLKRTIGDIRMEMCHKTEPPCLEQNSPKEEENMPLSVPPAPEEEGDKSLPPKLEPSDSVQLLTNSESPSEPPTLKPVDSSPEKWPKKVTFDGETLSTSLLNGFSPNVLPSENNMFATSTVTEPANAVNRRTAVLFRKSKSPQKGSNMSESPVDCPQLGSKTFLSVVIPRLETLLQHRKRTRSVSGDSQDEEEDECPIKRLDTGLSNGFLEPKKGLTVGRPSEPRRRCASESSISSSGSGSAQENTSDVSHVRSGKGKLAMARRNTTDDKKELVNCVETGNISKAGKMAADHRSSDASTGLPTQRRVHSHPSTGRAQGRRADAVQVQGETLPRPLLRQQTQL
- the LOC127435596 gene encoding bromodomain-containing protein 1-like isoform X2 gives rise to the protein MRKKARHNRVAMPQRPPSPIKPSRNRETLTYAEAQRIVELEMDGRVHRLSIYDKLDVIDSDDPLAQEIIECTSNKENTEKPQQVLVRSVRLQKNQQKKSAALTTVQGSPSQGRLPEPKIRTVEYNLPAVPRRPSTYYTYVEKTPDELDEVVEYDMDEEDYAWLELINEKRKSDGHSQVSQNVFEFLMDRFEKESFFETQGQGDPQPLIDEDAVCCICMDGECQNSNAILFCEMCNLAVHQECYGVPHIPEGRWLCRHCLSSPTQLTECIFCPNKGGALKRTDDDRWGHVVCAIWVPEVSFTNTVFIEPIDGVANIPPARWKLTCYLCKKKGVGACIQCSKANCFTAFHVSCAQKAGLYMKMEPIKEVNELGATTFSVKKTAYCCSHTPNGCVRRPLAVYEDSKPKNGLCQKGAHRGRREKAKGCQKKKNKMPESEPVDDAPTVSGPSITPKSFNTILNQVSLQKKKVFVERVLRYWMLKRQSRNGVPLIRRLQTAIQIQKPPEQVQREDDYQDLTEQLKDWHRLRHDLERARLLLELICKREKLKREEMKMQQSVLDMQLTPFPVLLRAVLDQLQERDQTRIFAQPVSIEEVPDYLDHIKHPMDFSTMRKRIETHGYNNLDEFEDDFNLIINNCMKYNAKDTFFYRAAVRLRDHGGVILRKTRRDIERIGLDFASGMHLAEPPKIEPPPSLSWEDVDRLLNPSNRKHMSKEEQLNKLLETQDSVSAMKSCPSRSKRLKLLKRTIGDIRMEMCHKTEPPCLEQNSPKEEENMPLSVPPAPEEEGDKSLPPKLEPSDSVQLLTNSESPSEPPTLKPVDSSPEKWPKKVTFDGETLSTSLLNGFSPNVLPSENNMFATSTVTEPANAVNRRTAVLFRKSKSPQKGSNMSESPVDCPQLGSKTFLSVVIPRLETLLQHRKRTRSVSGDSQDEEEDECPIKRLDTGLSNGFLEPKKGLTVGRPSEPRRRCASESSISSSGSGSAQENTSDVSHVRSGKGKLAMARRNTTDDKKELVNCVETGNISKAGKMAAEIESSNIWMPANTTPLNLEPLKLVWAKLSGYPSYPALIIDPQMPRPGCQLNGEFIPTPPRDVLRVGELMQFRSKEKLFLVRFFDSKRNWQWLPKSKMVPFGIDKTLDKSKMLEGRTSSIRKAVQSAFNSAMNHLSLVQDLGAGD
- the LOC127435596 gene encoding bromodomain-containing protein 1-like isoform X5, encoding MRKKARHNRVAMPQRPPSPIKPSRNRETLTYAEAQRIVELEMDGRVHRLSIYDKLDVIDSDDPLAQEIIECTSNKENTEKPQQVLVRSVRLQKNQQKKSAALTTVQGSPSQGRLPEPKIRTVEYNLPAVPRRPSTYYTYVEKTPDELDEVVEYDMDEEDYAWLELINEKRKSDGHSQVSQNVFEFLMDRFEKESFFETQGQGDPQPLIDEDAVCCICMDGECQNSNAILFCEMCNLAVHQECYGVPHIPEGRWLCRHCLSSPTQLTECIFCPNKGGALKRTDDDRWGHVVCAIWVPEVSFTNTVFIEPIDGVANIPPARWKLTCYLCKKKGVGACIQCSKANCFTAFHVSCAQKAGLYMKMEPIKEVNELGATTFSVKKTAYCCSHTPNGCVRRPLAVYEDSKPKNGLCQKGAHRGRREKAKGCQKKKNKMPESEPVDDAPTVSGPSITPKSFNTILNQVSLQKKKVFVERVLRYWMLKRQSRNGVPLIRRLQTAIQIQKPPEQVQREDDYQDLTEQLKDWHRLRHDLERARLLLELICKREKLKREEMKMQQSVLDMQLTPFPVLLRAVLDQLQERDQTRIFAQPVSIEEVPDYLDHIKHPMDFSTMRKRIETHGYNNLDEFEDDFNLIINNCMKYNAKDTFFYRAAVRLRDHGGVILRKTRRDIERIGLDFASGMHLAEPPKIEPPPSLSWEDVDRLLNPSNRKHMSKEEQLNKLLETQDSVSAMKSCPSRSKRLKLLKRTIGDIRMEMCHKTEPPCLEQNSPKEEENMPLSVPPAPEEEGDKSLPPKLEPSDSVQLLTNSESPSEPPTLKPVDSSPEKWPKKVTFDGETLSTSLLNGFSPNVLPSENNMFATSTVTEPANAVNRRTAVLFRKSKSPQKGSNMSESPVDCPQLGSKTFLSVVIPRLETLLQHRKRTRSVSGDSQDEEEDECPIKRLDTGLSNGFLEPKKGLTVGRPSEPRRRCASESSISSSGSGSAQENTSDVSHVRSGKGKLAMARRNTTDDKKELVNCVETGNISKADHRSSDASTGLPTQRRVHSHPSTGRAQGRRADAVQVQGETLPRPLLRQQTQLAMAS
- the LOC127435596 gene encoding bromodomain-containing protein 1-like isoform X3; the protein is MRKKARHNRVAMPQRPPSPIKPSRNRETLTYAEAQRIVELEMDGRVHRLSIYDKLDVIDSDDPLAQEIIECTSNKENTEKPQQVLVRSVRLQKNQQKKSAALTTVQGSPSQGRLPEPKIRTVEYNLPAVPRRPSTYYTYVEKTPDELDEVVEYDMDEEDYAWLELINEKRKSDGHSQVSQNVFEFLMDRFEKESFFETQGQGDPQPLIDEDAVCCICMDGECQNSNAILFCEMCNLAVHQECYGVPHIPEGRWLCRHCLSSPTQLTECIFCPNKGGALKRTDDDRWGHVVCAIWVPEVSFTNTVFIEPIDGVANIPPARWKLTCYLCKKKGVGACIQCSKANCFTAFHVSCAQKAGLYMKMEPIKEVNELGATTFSVKKTAYCCSHTPNGCVRRPLAVYEDSKPKNGLCQKGAHRGRREKAKGCQKKKNKMPESEPVDDAPTVSGPSITPKSFNTILNQVSLQKKKVFVERVLRYWMLKRQSRNGVPLIRRLQTAIQIQKPPEQVQREDDYQDLTEQLKDWHRLRHDLERARLLLELICKREKLKREEMKMQQSVLDMQLTPFPVLLRAVLDQLQERDQTRIFAQPVSIEEVPDYLDHIKHPMDFSTMRKRIETHGYNNLDEFEDDFNLIINNCMKYNAKDTFFYRAAVRLRDHGGVILRKTRRDIERIGLDFASGMHLAEPPKIEPPPSLSWEDVDRLLNPSNRKHMSKEEQLNKLLETQDSVSAMKSCPSRSKRLKLLKRTIGDIRMEMCHKTEPPCLEQNSPKEEENMPLSVPPAPEEEGDKSLPPKLEPSDSVQLLTNSESPSEPPTLKPVDSSPEKWPKKVTFDGETLSTSLLNGFSPNVLPSENNMFATSTVTEPANAVNRRTAVLFRKSKSPQKGSNMSESPVDCPQLGSKTFLSVVIPRLETLLQHRKRTRSVSGDSQDEEEDECPIKRLDTGLSNGFLEPKKGLTVGRPSEPRRRCASESSISSSGSGSAQENTSDVSHVRSGKGKLAMARRNTTDDKKELVNCVETGNISKAGKMAADHRSSDASTGLPTQRRVHSHPSTGRAQGRRADAVQVQGETLPRPLLRQQTQLAMAS
- the LOC127435596 gene encoding bromodomain-containing protein 1-like isoform X1, which encodes MRKKARHNRVAMPQRPPSPIKPSRNRETLTYAEAQRIVELEMDGRVHRLSIYDKLDVIDSDDPLAQEIIECTSNKENTEKPQQVLVRSVRLQKNQQKKSAALTTVQGSPSQGRLPEPKIRTVEYNLPAVPRRPSTYYTYVEKTPDELDEVVEYDMDEEDYAWLELINEKRKSDGHSQVSQNVFEFLMDRFEKESFFETQGQGDPQPLIDEDAVCCICMDGECQNSNAILFCEMCNLAVHQECYGVPHIPEGRWLCRHCLSSPTQLTECIFCPNKGGALKRTDDDRWGHVVCAIWVPEVSFTNTVFIEPIDGVANIPPARWKLTCYLCKKKGVGACIQCSKANCFTAFHVSCAQKAGLYMKMEPIKEVNELGATTFSVKKTAYCCSHTPNGCVRRPLAVYEDSKPKNGLCQKGAHRGRREKAKGCQKKKNKMPESEPVDDAPTVSGPSITPKSFNTILNQVSLQKKKVFVERVLRYWMLKRQSRNGVPLIRRLQTAIQIQKPPEQVQREDDYQDLTEQLKDWHRLRHDLERARLLLELICKREKLKREEMKMQQSVLDMQLTPFPVLLRAVLDQLQERDQTRIFAQPVSIEEVPDYLDHIKHPMDFSTMRKRIETHGYNNLDEFEDDFNLIINNCMKYNAKDTFFYRAAVRLRDHGGVILRKTRRDIERIGLDFASGMHLAEPPKIEPPPSLSWEDVDRLLNPSNRKHMSKEEQLNKLLETQDSVSAMKSCPSRSKRLKLLKRTIGDIRMEMCHKTEPPCLEQNSPKEEENMPLSVPPAPEEEGDKSLPPKLEPSDSVQLLTNSESPSEPPTLKPVDSSPEKWPKKVTFDGETLSTSLLNGFSPNVLPSENNMFATSTVTEPANAVNRRTAVLFRKSKSPQKGSNMSESPVDCPQLGSKTFLSVVIPRLETLLQHRKRTRSVSGDSQDEEEDECPIKRLDTGLSNGFLEPKKGLTVGRPSEPRRRCASESSISSSGSGSAQENTSDVSHVRSGKGKLAMARRNTTDDKKELVNCVETGNISKAGKMAAEIESSNIWMPANTTPLNLEPLKLVWAKLSGYPSYPALIIDPQMPRPGCQLNGEFIPTPPRDVLRVGELMQFRSKEKLFLVRFFDSKRNCDAPAREIMTNLSSITLSQNPYQGIPDVKSRPALLRASRVSRVKKSQAKANTVDLNL